The DNA segment AAAAAGACCGGAATCTCTTTTGAGAATTCCGGTCTTTTGACCCTGGTATCATATCACTTTGTAAGCACCATCATAATTTCGTTGCTGCGATTGATAAATTTTGTCATCTGCTCCGGTGCCAGTGGCTTATTTCCAAGGCATGCAAGATCATAAAGCTGTTCACAGATCATACCTGCATGTTCTCCGTCAGCATGTTCGAACAGATATTTTACAAGTGGATGATTCGCATTTAATACAAGATTTTCTGTTCCGCCAAACATCGACGGGTCGCTTCCTGCCATGCCATACATCTTCATCATGTCCTGCATACGACGAGTTTCTTCTGATATAGTAAGCATAGAAGAGATGTTCTGATTTTTCAGATTTTCTACCTTTATTTCAAGATTGGACTTATTCAATGTTTTCTTAAACAAATCACCCAATGCAGTTGTCTCTTCAGAAAGATCCACTGAATTATCTTTCAGATCTTCCGTCAAATCGGCATCAATTCTCTGGAATTTCACTTCTTCATTGATACGTTCAACATGAGAAATGAATGAAGAATCAATATTATGTTTCAGAATCACCGCATCTTTGTTCTCTTCACGGAACATGTTGATGTACTGGCTTTGTTGTGTCTCATCAGTGACATAATAAATGGTCGTCTTATCAGGCTCTTTTTCTTCTTTATTTTCTTCAGAATCTTTATTTTCTTCGGAATCTCCCTTTTCTGAAGGTTCTTTTAATTTTTCATCGGAAGAGCTCTCTGTCTTGACTGTTTCCTCATCGGTTTCTTGCGGTTTTTTGTTCTCTGTTAGGCAGTCTGTAAGAGTCAGATATTTGCCATCTATGTTCTTGTAGAGAATATAGTCCATCATCTTACCGGAGAATTTCTCATCCTTGATACATCCGAACTTAATAAAAGGGCTGATGTCATCCCAGTATTTTTCATAGTTATCACGATCTGTTTTACACATACCGCTTAACTTGTCCGCAACCTTCTTAGAGATATAGTCTGCGATTTTCTTTACGAATCCATCATTTTGCAGAGCACTCCTTGACACATTCAGCGGGAAGTCAGGGCAGTCGATCACGCCTTTTAACAGCATCAGATACTCTGGAATCACTTCTTTGATATTGTCTGCAATAAACACCTGATTGTTGTATAATTTGATCGTTCCTTCTATCGAATCATACTCTGTATTAATTCTCGGGAAATATAAGATCCCTTTCATATTAAACGGATAATCCATATTCAGATGAATCCAAAACAGCGGTTCACGGTAATCGTTGAAGACCTTGCGGTAGAATTCTTTATAATCTTCATCGGTGCAGTCATTCGGATGTTTTGTCCAAAGAGGATGGATATCACTAATCGACACCGGACGCTTATTGATTTTTACTGTTTCTTTTGCAGGAGATACTTCGACAACTTCCTTCTCTCCATCTTCATTTTCACGTTCTTCGGTCTTAGCATCCTCGTGAATGTGCTCAACGACAACATCGTCTTCCCGTAAATCACTCTCATCAATAGTCTCATATTCCTGAGGGGCATCTGCCTTAGAAAGAAAGATCTCAACTGGCATAAATGAACAGTATTTTTCCAAAACTTCACGCATACGGTATTCGTTGGCAAATTCAAGACAGTCTTCGTTCAGAAACAATGTGATTTCTGTTCCGACAGTTTCTTTTGTGCCGTCTTTCATATCATACTCCGTGCTGCCGTCACACTCCCAGTGTACAGGAGCACTGTCAGGCTGGCAGGAAAGTGTGTCGATATGAACATCATCAGCCACCATAAACGCTGAATAAAATCCCATGCCAAAGTGGCCGATAATCTGATCTTTATCCGTCTTATCTTTATATTTTTCCAGAAACTCAGTTGCACCGGAAAAAGCGATCTGAGTGATATACTCTTCCACTTCCTGTGCGGTCATTCCTATACCATTGTCGATAAACTTTAAGGTTTTATCTTCTGGGTTTACAATGACATCAATCTTTGGCTTATAATCCTCGGGAAACTGATAATCACCAATCACTTCCAGTTTTTTTAACTTTGTAATTGCATCACAGCCATTCGATACCATCTCACGCACAAAAATATCGTGATCAGAATACATCCATTTTTTAATAATCGGGAAAATATTATCGCTGTTAATCGAAAGATTTCCATGTTTTTCTGCCATGGCTTTACACTCCTTTTTCTCTTATTCCTTTTTTCGGATTTCAAAAGTCATGGCAAATCCCGCGACAGGAAATGTCAGACCTACAACCCTGATATCTTATATATTAGTCCTTTCTACTGTAAAAGTCAATAGAAAATTAGCACTCAATTTAATCGAGTGCTAATAATAACCGATGCCCGGACGGCATAAAAATGTCTTTTTACCTTAGCATCATCCGAATCAGCTTTTCTTTTCTCTTTCCGTAAGGCGGATAGCGCAGAGGAATATCAATCCGCGAGGAGCTCTTCACAATACTCTTACTATGGGTAAATGTTTCATAGGATTTCTTTCCATGATAACTGCCCATACCACTGGATCCGACCCCACCAAAGCCCATGCGGGAAGTGGCAAGATGAATAATTGTGTCATTGATACATCCTCCCCCGAATGAAAGATTCATAATCTCTTGTTCAACCTTTGGATTTTTTGTAAAAAGGTATAGTGCCAAGGGCTTTTCCCTTTTTGAGATAAAAGCATCTGCGTCACTTATAGTTTTATATGTCAAGACAGGAATAAGGGGTCCGAAGATCTCCTCTTGCATCACAGGCTCACTCTCATTCACCGGATACAAGATGGTCGGTTCAATCTTAAGAGTGTCCCTGCTATAATTCCCGCCGAAGAATACTTCGCCGTGATTTAGCAGACCGAGTAGTCTTTCAAAATGCTTTTCATTAATAATTCTGGGGTAATCTGAATTTTCAAATATATTTCCATACATCTTTTTTGTCCAGTGTATCAAATGTTCAAGAAATTTATCAATTACAGATTCCTGTACCAGACAATAATCCGGAGCGACACATGTCTGTCCGGAATTTAGGAACTTGCCGAATACAACTCGTTTTGCCGCCAGATTCAGGTCCGCAGATTCCTCTATAATACAGGGACTTTTCCCCCCAAGTTCCAGAGAAACCGGGGTCAGATGTTCGGAGGCTTTTTCCATTACAATCTTTCCTACAGCAACACTCCCGGTAAAAAATATATAGTCGAACCGCTGATTTAAAAGTTCCGTGTTCTCATCGCGTCCGCCTTCCACGACGGCTGCGTACTTTTGGGGAAAAATTTCAGAAATCAGACGGCAGATAACGCTTGAAGTATGACTGGCATATGCAGACGGTTTGACAATACAGCAGTTTCCCGCGGCAATAGCACCAATCAAAGGTTCCATGCTAAGCATAAAAGGATAGTTCCATGGTGATAGAATAAGAACAAGTCCATAAGGTTCTGTTCTCACAAAACTTCTGGCAGGAAACTGTGCCGGCGAGCTTAACACCGTTTTGTCCCTATCCCAGAAAGGAAGGTGTTTCCTGACATATGACAGTTCTGAGTAAACCATACCAATTTCAGCCATATAAGATTCACAGTTCGATTTTTTGAGATCCTTTCTCAGTGCCTCTTGTATCAGCCTTTCATTTCTTTTGATTGCCTTTTGCAGGCATGTCAATGCCTTCAGGCGGAAATCAAGAGATTTTGTCCCTCCAAAATTGTAAAATTTTCTCTGTTCTTCAACAAGCTCCCTAATCTCCTGCATATTGCACGCTCCTTTATTTTGATCCGGTTCTTAACGCTTATCCCTCAACGATAAGATATTTTCCGCTCGGCAGAGCAAACACCTCGGACGCCTCTTCCAGATCTGCATCCTCCATACCATCGACATCCATACCGCTCTCCTTTAGATAAGATCGAACATCGTCGATTGTATCAATAACTGCTGCCATACAATCTTCGAGGAAAGCCTCCGCTTCCTCCGGATTTTCTGCCACATTCTCATTAAAAAGTTGTCCCTGATTTTTTAAAAAAATATCCAGACACTCATCGCTGTATTCATTCATTTTCATTTCTCCTTCATATTACATCTATCTATTCAAGCAGTTTTAAAATCTGCAGAGGACTGTCGATAATCGCATCTGCATGATTATCTTCGAGCTCTTTTCTGGGGCGAAATCCCCAGGTGACTCCGACTGTGAACATTTTAGCAGCTTTGCCGGTTTTCATGTCAGTATTTGTATCCCCAAAATACAGTACTTCATTCCTGTTAACACCAAATCTCTTTGCAATTGTAAGTGCTCCCGTCGGATCCGGCTTTTTAGGCACCTCATCCGACTGCCCCTGAATCCAGTCGAATGTATCTTTACCAAAAATACTTGTCACTACAAAGATAGCTGCCTCATGAGGCTTGTTGGAGAGAACCGCCATCATAATTCCCCTTTCCTTTAGCTCTCTCAGCAAGCCAGGAATCTCAGGGTATGGTGTTACATGATACAATGCATGACTGTCAAAGTAATCTCTCGTTATGGGAATTCCCTCGTTCAGATGCAGACATTTCTCATCACCTGCCGCAATAAGAGCCCTTTTCAATGCCAGATCGATACCATCACCGGCATAAAAATTATATTCTTCAACCGGTCGCGGGGCAAAGCCAAGGCATTTAAGGGTGTGATTTACTCCATGTGCAATCGATTCAACTGTATCAGCCAAAGTACCGTCCAAATCAAATATACAAGCTTTTATCATCAAAAATCCTTTCTAAAAAAGCTAAAAGTAAGAGCCCATACTGGAACTTTCTGCTTTTCTCTCAGTATATCACGTGGTGGTTTATGGTTGCAAGATAGGATTTTTTCAATTATACTTGTCCTTGCAGCTGTATTAACAAGGATACTTGAAAAATGATAAGGAGTTTTCATGGAACCAAAAATTCTTTTTACTGATTTGGATGATACTTTATTGAATTCGGATAAAATTGTCACAAAAGATAATATAGAAGCAATGAATCAGATGCTGAATGCAGGGCACAAACTGGTACTGAACACAGGACGTCCTCTGCTCGCCTGCAAAAATGTAGAAAATCAGCTGGACCTGAAAAGAAAAGGATGTTTTATATCGGCTTTTAATGGCGGACAAATCTATGACTGTTATACAAGAAAGACGCTTTACAAACGCACGATCCCTATCGAATACACAAGACACATCTTTCATGAGACAGGAAAAGCTGGGATCTACTGCCAGACCTACTCAAACGAAGGTGTTCTTGCAAGAGAAATGACTCCGGAACTATCTCATTATGTCAGCGAGACACATACGCCCTATAAAATCATTCAAGATCTTCCAGATTGTCTTGAGGAAGAACCTGTAAAAATTTTGGCCGTACATATGTCGGATGACCGCAGTGTACTCGACAGTTATCGTAAAGCTTTAAGTGGATGGGCCGCAGATAAAATCTCCACCTTCTATTCAGATTCCTGGTATCTGGAACACGTACCTTACGGAATCTCCAAAGGTTCTGCTGTTTCATTTCTCTGTAGACATCTGAATATTCCAACGTCTTTGACTGTCGCTGTTGGAGACGAGGAAAATGATATCGCTATGATCAAAACAGCACATGTAGGGGCAGCCATGTCTAATGCGACATCGCAGGTCAAGTCCTGCTCGAATTATATTACAAAAAATGACTGCAATCACAGCGGAGTTGCCGAGATTATAGATCGCTTTATATTATGATGATACCAGGGTCAAAAGGTCCTGCGTTTCATGCTTGCATGAAAAAGCATGACCTTGGGACCCGAACAAACATGAGAAAGCAACCCGATTAGGGTGTATTTCGAATGTTTGTAGGGTGCTGAACATCCAGTGGATGTTCGTTTAGCACCGACCGGAGCGGAGCGAAGATACGTGAGCACAAAGTGCGAAGTAATCCGTGTATCATAGGGGGTCAAAAGGTCCTGCGTTTCATACTCATATAAAGAAAATTGGTAATTTTGCTTTCTTTTTCTTAAAAACAGTGTATACTATGAAAGTATGGTGATCTATTTATACACTTAAGACCTTTTTTATTGGAAAGGAGAAATATTCTTTATGTCAAAAAAAGTTGGAAAAGCTATTGCCGGAATCGCCTGTGCCGGCGTTGCTGCCGGTGCAGTGCTGGCATATCTGAAATCTTTGAAAGACAGTGAATCCTCCGAGGTCAATGATTTTGATGATTTCTCGGATGAGTTTGAAACACATGAACGTAATTACACTACTATTCCTAAGGATGTGGAACAAGCTGCCAAATCCGTAAAGAAAAAAGCAAAAAACGTTGCAGAAGATATAAAATCTGCAGCAAAGGATATATCTGAGGATATAAATCCAAAGGATCCTTCCGACCATATGAAGGATGCAGCTTGTAACATCAAAGATGCGGCGGGACATGTGAAACAGGCAGCACAAAATACAGCTGACAAAGTAAAGGAAGAGACCGAAGAGGCTGTTAAAAAAGCAGAAGATATTTCAGAAGATATTTTCAAAACAGATAAAACAGAATAATACAGTCGGTAAAACGGCATAAAAATAGCAGCTGCTATTAGGCTCATTCTAATTCAGCTGCTATTCTTATTATTCTTTTTTAGGAATTTTAAAAGAACTCTTTAATGATACAATGCGATTAAACACCAGTGCTCCTGGTCTCGAGTCATGCGAATCTACACAAAAAAATCCATTGCGTACAAACTGAAACTTATCATAAGGTTTTGCATTTAAAAATCCGGCTTCCAGCCTACAGTCATCTATTGTTGTAAGGGAATCCGGATTCAGGTTCAGTGAACCATCTTCATTATAGACACCCTTGTCCTCATCAATAATGTTCTCATACAGACGGCACTGTGCCAGGACTGCCGTTTCTGCCTCTACCCACTGAATAGTACCTTTAACTTTTCGTCCGTCAGGAGAGTTACCACCTCTGGACTTTGGATCATACGTACAGTGAATCTCCGTGATGATTCCGTCCTCATCCTTTTTTAAACCTGTACATGTTACGAAGTAAGCATTCATCAGTCTTACTTCATTTCCGGGGTACATGCGGAAGTATTTTTTCGGTGGTTCCTCCATGAAGTCATCTCTTTCAATATATAGCTCTCGTCCGAATATAACTTTTCTGCTGCCGAGATTGGGATTCTCCATGTTGTTAGGCACTTCCAGCTCTTCTTTTTTATCCTTTGGATAATTATCAATTACAAGTTTTACCGGATGCAAAACTCCCATCATCCTTGGTGCCTTTTTCTTCAGATCCTCACGGATACAATAATCAAGCATCGCATAATCGACAGAACTGTTCGCCTTGGACACTCCGACAAGCTCGACAAACATGCGGATGGATTCCGGTGTGAAGCCACGTCTTTTGAGTGCCGCGATGGTAACCAGCCGGGGATCATCCCAGCCGTCCACGATGCCTTCTTCCACCAGTTTTTTAATGTAACGCTTTCCGGTTACTACATTGGTCAGATAAAGTTTTGCAAATTCAATCTGGCGAGGAGGCATCTGATATTCTACCTCCCGGACCACCCAGTTATACAGCGGGCGGTGATCCTCGAACTCCAGCGTACAACAGGAATGTGTAATCCCTTCAATTGCATCTTCAATCGGATGAGCAAAATCATACATCGGATAGATGCACCATTTGTCTTTTGTATTGTGATGTGTCATATGTGCGACCCGGTAAATCACTGGATCCCTCATATTGATATTCGGAGATGCCATATCAATCTTTGCACGCAATACCTTGCTTCCATCCGGATACTTTCCGTCTTTCATATCCTCAAAGAGTTTCAGATTCTCATCAATACTCCGGTTCCTGTATGGACTTTCCTTCCCGGGTTCCTTTAACGTCCCCCGATACTGCCTGATCTCTTCTGCGGATAAATCACAGACAAAAGCCTTTCCCTTCTTAATCAGTTTCAGAGCCGCCTCATACATCTGATCAAAATAGTCCGATGCGAAATACAGGTGATCTTTCCAATCAGCTCCCAGCCACTTGATATCCTCTTTGATTGATTCGACATACTCTGATTTTTCTTTCATCGGATTTGTATCATCAAAACGGAGATGGAACTCTCCGTGATATTCCTGTGCCAGACCATAATTTAAAAGAATTGATTTCGCATGGCCTATGTGCAGATATCCATTGGGCTCCGGTGGAAACCTCGTACATACATGATCATATACTCCATCGGCAAGGTCCTGATCTATGGCCTGCTCTATAAAATTTCTGGATGTAACTTCTTTTTCCATCGAATTTCTCCTCCTAAATGATTATCTGTAGTGTATAAAATCATACCACAAAAAAATACATTTTCAAAGGTTTTTCAAAAAAACATTACAAAATCAAAAACAATTCAACTGGGACTGTTATTTTACTCTGAGGTGTGCTACACTATAAAAATGTGCGTTTATTTTATAAGAAAGTTAGGTATAATATGAATTTTAGTGAATTAAATCTTAGTAATGAAATCCTCAGAGCCGTCCAGGAGATGGGTTATGAGGATGCCACAGATATACAGATCGGTTCCATCCCCTCCATTCTTGAAGGCAAGGATGTAACCGGCCGCTCCAATACAGGAACCGGTAAGACAGCTGCTTTCGGTCTGCCGCTTGTTCAGCGTGCTGCAGATAATCCAGACCGATCCAGTGTGCTGATTTTGGCACCCACCAGGGAGCTGGCTCTTCAGATCACCGGGGAGATGAGGAAATACTCAAAATATATTCCAAATATCAGTGTCGCATGTATCTACGGTGGTCAGCCTATGAATGGACAGATTCATGCACTGAAGAAGGCACGTATCGTAGTCGGAACTCCTGGCCGTATCATGGATCACATGCGCAGAAAAACCTTGAAACTAGATCATCTGAAAACAATCGTACTGGATGAGGCCGACGAAATGCTCAATATGGGGTTCATCGATGATATCAGAACAATACTTCAAAGTACACCCGATGACCGTCAGACTATACTTTTCAGCGCCACGATTTCTCCGGAGATTTTAAAGATTACAAAAGAATTCCAGACGGATCCGTCATTTGTAAAAACTGATAAAGGTCAAAAAACAACGACAAAGATTCATCAAAGCTTCTATTATGTCCCCAAAGACCAAAAAGAAGATGCATTAAAGCTTCTGATTGAATATTCCAAGCCAAAGAAAGCTCTGGTCTTCTGTAATACTAAGCGTATGGTAGATGATCTTGCAGATTCCCTAAGTGAAAGCGGATATCATGCGATCGGTCTGCATGGCGATTTAAAACAAAATCAGAGAAATGCAGTGATGCGTGATTTTAAATCTGGACGCTCCAGAATTCTGGTTGCCACAGATGTCGCTGCCAGAGGAATCGACGTTGACAATGTGGAGGCAGTATTTAATTATGATGTCCCACAGGAACTCGAATATTATATCCATCGGATCGGACGGACGGGGCGTGCCGGACATGAGGGTGCAAGCTATACTCTCGTCTCCGGAAGAATGCAGCTGAACCAGCTTCATATGGTTGAACGATATATCGGTGAAACCATTGAAGAAAGGAAAATCCCCGGGAAAGAGAGTATCCAAAAAAATCAGAGTACCATCTTTGAAGATACCTTAAAGAATGCAGTTGATTCAGGTGTCGATCCAAAATGGCAGGAATTTGTAGAATCTCTGACACAGAAGGGATATTCTGCCGTTGATATCGCTGCAGTCCTCTGCGAAAAAGCACAGAAGAAAAACAAAAGACTCTCCTCCATACATGATATCGAATATCGTCCTGCTCCAAAAAACAGCCGCGGCTACGAAAAAGGCGGCAGTCATAATCGTGGCAGGGGAAACAACCATACCGGACGTTCCTATAAAGGTCATGGCAGTAAAAGCCGTGGCGGAAAAAACTACAGCCGATCAAATAAAAAATATCAAAAAGTAACAGTTACCGATTAAGTGTGTGCAAAAGTTTAGTATCATAAAACAAGACGGGAAACCAGCCAACATATCAACTGCGGCTGATTTCCTGTCTTATTTTAATAATGCTTCCGCTCTATGTCACTCTTCTTCGTCAAGACCCATCGCGATCATCTCCGGTGTGATCGGAAGTTCGCGGAATCTAAGACCTGTGGCATGATACACCGCGTCCGCTATTGCGGGTCCCGGTGTGTTGATTACAATCTCACCGATAGATTTTGCTCCATAGGGACCTGAGTTTTCATAACTGCTTTCAAATTCCACATGGATATCTCCAATATCTTGTCTGGTCGGAATCTTATACTGCATAAATGAATTATTTCTTAGTTTTCCCTTGTCTGTATACTGGATATTCTCATATAACGCCATACCGATTCCCTGTACCAGACCGCCCTCAACTTGAACACGTGCCAGATTGGGATTCACTGTAGTCCCACAGTCCACAACCGCAGCATAATCTATTAATTCAACCTGGCCTGTCTCTTTATCAACTTCTACTTCTGCCGCCCCTGCCATAAACGGAGGGGGAGAAACAGGAGAAGTATGCATCGAAGTGACTTCAAGAGAAATATCATTGCCTGCCATTGATTGATTTCCTATCTCTTTTAATGACAGCCCGGGATATTTTTTTGAATATTCAGCAATCCGCTTCTTTAATTCCCGGCATGCTTTCACAACTGCCTGACCTGTAATGTAAGTAGTGGAAGACGCATACGACCCGCTGTCATAAGGGGATGCATCCGTATCCACGCCGAATACAGTCACGTCATCGAGCGAACAGCCAAGTTCCTCCGCAGCAATCTGTGACAGTATTGTGTCACAGCCGGTTCCCATATCGGATGCACCGATAGATAAGGTATAGAATCCATCATCATTCAATTTGACCGTGGCACTACCCACATCCACATTCGAGATTCCGGATCCCTGCATAGCTATCGCCAGACCGACTCCCCGTACCTTTCCATTTCCCATATCTTTTGAAGGATATTTTTCGTCCCATCCGATCATCTCTTTCACTCGATCCAGACAACGGTCCAACGCACAACTCGTGTTCTTTTCTCCATAATAAGCAGGCATAATCTGCCCTTCCTGCACCATATTGATTCTCCGCAACACGAAAGGATCCATATGCATGTTATCCGCCAGCTCATTAACTGCAGATTCCACCGCAAAGAAGCCTTGAGTAGCTCCATAACCCCGGTATGCTCCCGCAGACATCTGATTCGTATAGACAACATCATAGGCGAATCGAAATGCTTTTGCCTTTCCGTACAACGGGATTGACTTATGTCCCGATAGGCCAACTGTAGTAGGTCCATGTTCTCCGAATGCACCGGTATTGGAGAGAGAATAGACATCAATCGCCTGGATAATTCCCGTTCGGTCTGCACCGATTTTCACCTTCACCTCCATTTCGTGGCGCGGTGAAGAGGCAATCTGGGATTCATATCGACTGAATATAATCTTTGCAGCTTTTCCTGTTTTCATGGTTACTATCGCCGGATAGATTTCAGAAACAGCCGTCTGCTTTGCGCCAAAACCACCGCCGATTCTGGGCTTGCAGACGCGAATCCGAGACTTTTTAATATCAAGCGCATTCGCAAGAATTCTTCTCACATGGAAGGGAATCTGTGTGGAACT comes from the Blautia liquoris genome and includes:
- the htpG gene encoding molecular chaperone HtpG, with translation MAEKHGNLSINSDNIFPIIKKWMYSDHDIFVREMVSNGCDAITKLKKLEVIGDYQFPEDYKPKIDVIVNPEDKTLKFIDNGIGMTAQEVEEYITQIAFSGATEFLEKYKDKTDKDQIIGHFGMGFYSAFMVADDVHIDTLSCQPDSAPVHWECDGSTEYDMKDGTKETVGTEITLFLNEDCLEFANEYRMREVLEKYCSFMPVEIFLSKADAPQEYETIDESDLREDDVVVEHIHEDAKTEERENEDGEKEVVEVSPAKETVKINKRPVSISDIHPLWTKHPNDCTDEDYKEFYRKVFNDYREPLFWIHLNMDYPFNMKGILYFPRINTEYDSIEGTIKLYNNQVFIADNIKEVIPEYLMLLKGVIDCPDFPLNVSRSALQNDGFVKKIADYISKKVADKLSGMCKTDRDNYEKYWDDISPFIKFGCIKDEKFSGKMMDYILYKNIDGKYLTLTDCLTENKKPQETDEETVKTESSSDEKLKEPSEKGDSEENKDSEENKEEKEPDKTTIYYVTDETQQSQYINMFREENKDAVILKHNIDSSFISHVERINEEVKFQRIDADLTEDLKDNSVDLSEETTALGDLFKKTLNKSNLEIKVENLKNQNISSMLTISEETRRMQDMMKMYGMAGSDPSMFGGTENLVLNANHPLVKYLFEHADGEHAGMICEQLYDLACLGNKPLAPEQMTKFINRSNEIMMVLTK
- a CDS encoding aldehyde dehydrogenase, giving the protein MQEIRELVEEQRKFYNFGGTKSLDFRLKALTCLQKAIKRNERLIQEALRKDLKKSNCESYMAEIGMVYSELSYVRKHLPFWDRDKTVLSSPAQFPARSFVRTEPYGLVLILSPWNYPFMLSMEPLIGAIAAGNCCIVKPSAYASHTSSVICRLISEIFPQKYAAVVEGGRDENTELLNQRFDYIFFTGSVAVGKIVMEKASEHLTPVSLELGGKSPCIIEESADLNLAAKRVVFGKFLNSGQTCVAPDYCLVQESVIDKFLEHLIHWTKKMYGNIFENSDYPRIINEKHFERLLGLLNHGEVFFGGNYSRDTLKIEPTILYPVNESEPVMQEEIFGPLIPVLTYKTISDADAFISKREKPLALYLFTKNPKVEQEIMNLSFGGGCINDTIIHLATSRMGFGGVGSSGMGSYHGKKSYETFTHSKSIVKSSSRIDIPLRYPPYGKRKEKLIRMMLR
- a CDS encoding glyoxalase is translated as MNEYSDECLDIFLKNQGQLFNENVAENPEEAEAFLEDCMAAVIDTIDDVRSYLKESGMDVDGMEDADLEEASEVFALPSGKYLIVEG
- a CDS encoding HAD family hydrolase yields the protein MIKACIFDLDGTLADTVESIAHGVNHTLKCLGFAPRPVEEYNFYAGDGIDLALKRALIAAGDEKCLHLNEGIPITRDYFDSHALYHVTPYPEIPGLLRELKERGIMMAVLSNKPHEAAIFVVTSIFGKDTFDWIQGQSDEVPKKPDPTGALTIAKRFGVNRNEVLYFGDTNTDMKTGKAAKMFTVGVTWGFRPRKELEDNHADAIIDSPLQILKLLE
- a CDS encoding Cof-type HAD-IIB family hydrolase, with amino-acid sequence MEPKILFTDLDDTLLNSDKIVTKDNIEAMNQMLNAGHKLVLNTGRPLLACKNVENQLDLKRKGCFISAFNGGQIYDCYTRKTLYKRTIPIEYTRHIFHETGKAGIYCQTYSNEGVLAREMTPELSHYVSETHTPYKIIQDLPDCLEEEPVKILAVHMSDDRSVLDSYRKALSGWAADKISTFYSDSWYLEHVPYGISKGSAVSFLCRHLNIPTSLTVAVGDEENDIAMIKTAHVGAAMSNATSQVKSCSNYITKNDCNHSGVAEIIDRFIL
- a CDS encoding glutamine--tRNA ligase/YqeY domain fusion protein, with product MEKEVTSRNFIEQAIDQDLADGVYDHVCTRFPPEPNGYLHIGHAKSILLNYGLAQEYHGEFHLRFDDTNPMKEKSEYVESIKEDIKWLGADWKDHLYFASDYFDQMYEAALKLIKKGKAFVCDLSAEEIRQYRGTLKEPGKESPYRNRSIDENLKLFEDMKDGKYPDGSKVLRAKIDMASPNINMRDPVIYRVAHMTHHNTKDKWCIYPMYDFAHPIEDAIEGITHSCCTLEFEDHRPLYNWVVREVEYQMPPRQIEFAKLYLTNVVTGKRYIKKLVEEGIVDGWDDPRLVTIAALKRRGFTPESIRMFVELVGVSKANSSVDYAMLDYCIREDLKKKAPRMMGVLHPVKLVIDNYPKDKKEELEVPNNMENPNLGSRKVIFGRELYIERDDFMEEPPKKYFRMYPGNEVRLMNAYFVTCTGLKKDEDGIITEIHCTYDPKSRGGNSPDGRKVKGTIQWVEAETAVLAQCRLYENIIDEDKGVYNEDGSLNLNPDSLTTIDDCRLEAGFLNAKPYDKFQFVRNGFFCVDSHDSRPGALVFNRIVSLKSSFKIPKKE
- a CDS encoding DEAD/DEAH box helicase, whose amino-acid sequence is MNFSELNLSNEILRAVQEMGYEDATDIQIGSIPSILEGKDVTGRSNTGTGKTAAFGLPLVQRAADNPDRSSVLILAPTRELALQITGEMRKYSKYIPNISVACIYGGQPMNGQIHALKKARIVVGTPGRIMDHMRRKTLKLDHLKTIVLDEADEMLNMGFIDDIRTILQSTPDDRQTILFSATISPEILKITKEFQTDPSFVKTDKGQKTTTKIHQSFYYVPKDQKEDALKLLIEYSKPKKALVFCNTKRMVDDLADSLSESGYHAIGLHGDLKQNQRNAVMRDFKSGRSRILVATDVAARGIDVDNVEAVFNYDVPQELEYYIHRIGRTGRAGHEGASYTLVSGRMQLNQLHMVERYIGETIEERKIPGKESIQKNQSTIFEDTLKNAVDSGVDPKWQEFVESLTQKGYSAVDIAAVLCEKAQKKNKRLSSIHDIEYRPAPKNSRGYEKGGSHNRGRGNNHTGRSYKGHGSKSRGGKNYSRSNKKYQKVTVTD
- a CDS encoding xanthine dehydrogenase family protein molybdopterin-binding subunit, with the protein product MQQKNQHDYSVVNHSVRKKDAMALVTGQPVFMDDVVQNHCLTVKLLHSPHAHARIRSIDTSRALQVAGIECVLTYKDVPQKRFTLAGQTYPEPSPYDRLILDKELRFVGDVVAIVAGETKKAVDQAMKRIKVDYEILEPVLDFRTAKDNPVIVHPEENWISLCPVGADNKRNLCASGMEAEGDVDSILDSCDYVVERTYHTKACQQAMMETFRTYTKLDPYGRLIVTSSTQIPFHVRRILANALDIKKSRIRVCKPRIGGGFGAKQTAVSEIYPAIVTMKTGKAAKIIFSRYESQIASSPRHEMEVKVKIGADRTGIIQAIDVYSLSNTGAFGEHGPTTVGLSGHKSIPLYGKAKAFRFAYDVVYTNQMSAGAYRGYGATQGFFAVESAVNELADNMHMDPFVLRRINMVQEGQIMPAYYGEKNTSCALDRCLDRVKEMIGWDEKYPSKDMGNGKVRGVGLAIAMQGSGISNVDVGSATVKLNDDGFYTLSIGASDMGTGCDTILSQIAAEELGCSLDDVTVFGVDTDASPYDSGSYASSTTYITGQAVVKACRELKKRIAEYSKKYPGLSLKEIGNQSMAGNDISLEVTSMHTSPVSPPPFMAGAAEVEVDKETGQVELIDYAAVVDCGTTVNPNLARVQVEGGLVQGIGMALYENIQYTDKGKLRNNSFMQYKIPTRQDIGDIHVEFESSYENSGPYGAKSIGEIVINTPGPAIADAVYHATGLRFRELPITPEMIAMGLDEEE